The DNA segment TTAGCCATTTCATAACTTGAGGAAGTAAAGAAATGTCACAATGGAGATGTTCATTTGATATGTCAAccaaaattatcattataatcgtaaaaaatagatgaaaagaGAAATTTGATATAATAGAAACATTATATTTATCAAGGGGGATCTCACTCAATTGACTGGACAAGATATACAAATAAAATCTTTAATATCCTGTTCAATTgtactttaaaatattaaagtaaaacattttacactaacgaaataaaataaaatatgataatggATTAACCCTATGTTTGATACgcgaaaaatgaaaagaagggAAGCACGAGGGGGAAAAGATCATTGTTGAATGTCACAACATTGTCTTTCTTCCTTGGCTAGTGATTGATCTGTCCTCTTTttctaaaatcattattttatgaaaaaatcactaaacagttttatcttattttttcacCTAGCAACTTCCTctttctctatttctttttcctctatcaaacaaagcataaagtatattttagtataacatgattttgaataattaattgggattttCAGACTTAGCAAATAggatagttttattttaaaaagtcttAGGAGTCAAGACTATGTCAAGAGACTCAGGACggtagataaataaaatatttttttttctgtcactTACTGTACAAAAGAATGTGTTTGTCCCTGGCGATTATAAACACTTGTAGTGCTTGCTATGTCACAAATaaacatttgtttttatttttattttatgtttttttttctgaagaACCGAATTTATTTAGGGaaaatattcttattaaatACTCCTTAGTTGTTTACATCCTGAGAGataagaaaaacagaaaaaatagtGGCTAATTTGATTCTTAACATAAGCATGATAGGAAAAGAGATATAGAGAGAAATTAAAAGTGTTCATGagatgttcttatttttagttttaagagAATGTTCAATTGTGCCAAAacgaaaagaaataaaaagaaagttttaaaatttgatatgaatCCCATACTTTTATATActtaattcaaaaattttatctcaatttcatttctttccaaattttttttatcttaatctcaTTTATTTCCGCTCTACTGTACCTAGGTTGATATACATGGGTTATACCCTACCAATACTAAAGAGGTAAACCAACTTGTCCTATTaatgtaattttgaaaaatgctaaAATCCATAATAATCTTCCACATGCCTAGCTAGCTATATGCATCTAGTGAAGTCATTCAGAGGCATAAGTATGCAGGCCACAATGCAAATTTTATGCTTTCAACTGCATTGATTACTTTATTCACTTGTCTCATACCACTTTGGAGTTGTTAAAATAAAGAGATCTAGAGAAACTAGCTAACCACATTCAGTTTATCATGTGCAActcatctataaaaaaaaccaaaaaaatcaaatctggTTCAATTCCAGAAATTATAGATCCACTAAAAATAATGCTCTACCATCTATAAAGAAATTACTTGAAATTGTGGAATCCCTTGTGATTGGTAGATCGCAACACCTTTGTGTATATAACAACCAAATGATAACCACGACATGTGATTGTGATTGGTAGATCAATCTCTTTGTTGAGCTTCAATATTCATCACACCAATGTCCAAACTGACATATGATTATGCATCTGAATGGAGACCTAGTGAGTTTCTATGTAAgatgaaacttttttttctttaccatttACCATGATCGGACCAAGGTTCGAACCTATCACATCATGCATATTACTTCAACCTCCCACCACTAAACTGATTCTATTGGGTTCCAAACTCTCTGTACATATTTATGCAATAAACATTGCTTGAGAAACTAGCAATCCTAATAAAGGAAATTAAATAGCACAGgctactttttattattattattattattattattattattattattattattatttttgaattcaaaaaaaatcttttagtaAGATTTGGTACCCATTTTCAGATTTTTAGAGCAAGATAGAGTAAGTGACCTGCTAGCATAGACTTTGTGCAAAGAAAAGGCTAAAGGGTGTCTCATTGATCCCTTGGAACTTTAGCTGACACTGAATTGCTACCTTTAAAGGGCAAGATCTGAGATCATGTGTGAGATTGTGACAGGAAGAATTTTGAACTTTATTCTACTTAACATGGAAAAAAATGAGGTGAGCACAGTTACTATAGTGCACCAGGCTCAGTTCAAAACTTTATTTGGTGCATGGAGAAGATGAGTAAATTCCATAGGCATAGCTGAAGAAGAAGCCTCATAAAGGGGTCATAGGAAAAGGACACAGAATGTTGCCGAGTACCAAGAAGTAAATGGAGGCACCAACTACTTGTAACATGTGAGGTGGTATGTGACTTGCTTTCACTGTATATTCCAATTCTGCTAAGTTGGCAAAGAAAGTTGTGTACTAACTTTTCTTGGAAAATGAAAGGGAAAATTCTTAGCCCCAATCTAAAGCAACAGAGAAAATATAGTTGTTAAATTCTAAGCAGGTTGGCAAACGTTTTGGATTTGGATGAAGTAATGTTGGATCCTTACACAGGAAGAGGGTTGAATAATGAccattaatttattctttttttattggtgAGGAACATTAAAGTAGAAATCTTGGAGATTTGGGaataaattaacttaattaaGGGATCTATCTAGTTTTGCGGAATATTTTTGTCTGAATTCACAGATATAACATAATTATGCTTAAAGAttcttttactaaaaatatatgGTTGAAGGTAGCTAGGGAAAGTTTGATTAAAATGAAACATTCAGCAACAGTCGTTTTCAACATAAATGTtgcatttatattaataatatatactgATAGGAGTGAAATCTTGAGTATAAAGTGAAATAATCATGTGTTATATTTAATGCTTAGATACATCTTacattatcaaaatttaattactcCTCCTCTTTAATTTTTCCTTAGTGTTAGGTTCTCACCAAGTACAATTTCTCTAATGGGTAAAATAACAGTACAGCATTAAAAGTAGGAGTTAATTACATGTctgaaaaaaaatctcaattgcatttacataaaaccaaaatagttCTAGGGACGCAAATCATGTTTTAACTATCAACAACTTTTTGATTTTCAACTTTATACAACACTTCAGTCTAGcattattatcaatttttaatgaaattcaaataatattaaaagatgTTTAGGGAGTAATGTAGTCTAGCAAATCGTAATTCCAGTTTGTACGAATTGATGTTCCAATTTAAGGAAACAGAGAGTTCAATAATTCGTTCATATTAAAGCATCCATTTCTTATTCTTTAAGGTAACTTGATGCCACCAAACTATCAATTTTTATACATCGCCCTGTTCATCAATAATActtttgaatttcttaaaatcTTAATCAGTAGGTATATATAGCTTTGTTCAATCTAAGCCGCATATCATAACACACAATAAACTATGCATAGTCGTCTTGTtagttttaagtattttttttatacgatTTTATCACTGTGCTATGTATGaaacaatgaaaaatattaaatattgaatgagtgtaatttaattgataacttATATTGAGTATGAGAATTTgggtttaattttcatataatatactcttttttaaaaaaataataaattttaaatgtgattAAACGTTTACCAAAAATCAGTGTTAATGAGTCTAAAGAATCAAAACTATAAGTTTATAAGCATTATTTAGGAAAAATGCTTTATGTATAGTTTATACGCATTATTCGGGATACTTTATAACTACGCAGCATTttgcaatttcttttttattattttaagaagtAGATACAACAACTCAAACCTATAATTAGTATCTAAGTTCCATTGAATCTCACGCCTAAGTGATGACTAACTAATATTCCATAATTTGATAGTTATCTTGTcaccaaattaaataattgatgtTTAGGATACTAGTGAATAGAAGTTAGATATATTAGTAAAAGAGTGAAAAACGATAAATTTTCTAGAAAggtattttttcttcaatataaTTTTGTCTCCCGTTTTTTCCTATAAACTTTTTGGTATATCATTTCATCTCCCCTGTCTTAGTCAGTGTATAAATCAAAACATctattataatgttttttttaagaaatatattataGTAACGTTGAACATTTAAAAACACAACTTTTCGATTGTTACTATTTACTCTATAAactattgaattttataatcaaatttatCGACATCATGGCATGAGAATAGACAAACTATTGCCCAAGAACTCGGATCTAAGAGTCATATTTTCCAATTTCAATGGttaaaagcttcaagaattttttataatgatgAATATTATGATTGGTACACCTGTCAAGACATAAGGCAATAATGGGAAAGGAGACTATATACTACTTATACATAAGAATCTTACTACACGTGACCCCCATCGCATTTAAGGGTTAGAATTTAATGAATCTactcaaattataattattattttataaaacattgtTATTATCCTTTTAAACTTGTTCACACAACTTCTTGAAGTAACCAACACCTGCATTCTGATACTTATTGACTTATGGTTAATATTcataatatatgtattttgggattctttagaaaaaaaaaaaggttagtaTTCACAATTTGTGATTTTGAAAACTCAAAATGAGTGAATCTACCTCAAATtatcattactattattataaaatattcatacTTTTTTATGTTAATCATCTGATTCATTTCATCCAGACACAAAGATTCTGATTAATTTGACATtcgaacaaaaataaataaattttaataaaaaattatttatataaataataaaactcgAATAATACTCCAAcgagttaattttaatttgatcttaGTATTAGTTACCTGTATGAATCATCACttagttgttgttattattatacttttattaaaCTTTCTCACAACTTCTTGAAATAACAAACACGTGCATTCTGATATATATTGTTAAATTAACTCCTTTGAATATGCAAAACAATAAATTCCCCAAATAACGTTAATATTCACAGTTTGTGATTTAAACGAGtcgttttgaaaattttaaactcAAAAAGATTTCTGTAAGCAGGGAATTAGAGTTAATTTGAACGTTCAAAAGAAACAGTGAAATCTAAACTAATTAAAACTCAGTCCCTCACTCACAGTACCAAACAAAGTAGCAAACAGAACATCATGTAATCTATCATCATCGTCTAAAGCAAAACACGTTAAGAAACACATAAAAGTTTCActttgttttatgatttttattttttatttttactttcttctcTCTCACTATTCacctctctctccctcttcttTGTGTTTGTGGATCATCCTCATTCATTCATCAATCTTCCTGCCTACTAAagcaacagtttttttttttttatatattgttatttgttatCTTTCAAAACAATTCATGGCCCCACATTAGTCatagtctctctctctctctctcatatgCTTCTCTAACTAAGTGCTTGTGCTTCAAAATGGTCACCAAAAACCAGAACTGGCCACCATTATCACTCACATCCACACCACCACCTCCTTCAAATTTGAAGGtaccattttgtttttttctcatttctatATCCATTTTTCCAATCTCCAGCTCATTTTAAATCATGGGTTGCTCTTGTTCTTCAGTTTCATTGCACCACCATGCTTAAAAATATAGTCTTTTTATCATGTTGAGGATTCAAAATTTTGAGGGTGATGTGCTCTTCCTAGACAACAAAGAGCAAAGAGTTGGAGCAGAAACAATGGTGGGGACTCCAATTAATGGAAGAACCAGGCAAGCTTTCACAGTTGTCAATGGCGGTGGCCACGATCTTTGCCCCAGTAGTACTCCTCCAAGCAATGCTGGATCGGACTATGGTGTCATAGAGTTCACCAGAGAGGATGTGGAGGCATTGCTAAATGAAAAAGCCAAGAGAAAGGACAGATTTAATTATAAGGTTGATTAAAGTTTGGAATTTTAATTAAGGAGTGTGTTGCTTGTTCTGATATTTGGATTTGAGATCAAATTGTTCAAGGTTCATGGCTTAGTGTGTTGTTTGATTTACATCGTACAAGGTGTTGCTTGAATTATTGCTTGATTActcatatattaaattattaacatcATTCTCTATGCTTTTAGGAACGATGTGAAAATATGATGGATTATATAAAAAGGCTTAAGGTTTGTATCAGATGGTTCCAAGACCTTGAGATGTACTACTCTCTAGAGCAGGAGAAGTTAAAGAATTCACTGGAAATGACCCAGAAAAAATGCATAGAAATTGGTAAgattagttttcattttttgctCCCCTTTCAATTATGAAACACTCTTGCTGATTTTGACTATCAAAATGCTTTGAATTGTTTGATCATAGAGTTGCTGCTTAAAATCAAGGAAGAagaattaaattcaattatcaCAGAAATGAGAAGGAATTGCACTTCCTTACAAGAAAAATTGatcaaggaagaaatggaaaagtCGGTAAGAAAGAATTTTTAGTCaattggaagaaaacaaaaatggtgAAAGGAAATGTCATATGATGAACTCTAAACTTTttattatctttgtaaatacaAGGCTGCAGTGGAGTCTCTTGTTAAAGAGAGAGAAGCTAGGCTTGACATTGAGAGGTCACATAGTACTCTGTCAGAGGACCTTGGAAGAGCACAACGAGAGATGCAAAGTGCAAATCAGAAGGTGAAATAAGCACTACAATTCCAATTCAATGAATTTCTTTGATTCTTTCCACTTCTCCTcatattttttcaatctttcgtgaattatgttaaaaaataaatgtcttcATCTGTGAACTTCTGCAGATAGCATCACTCAATGAAATGTATAAGCGGTTACAGGATTACATTACAAGCTTACAACAGTACAATGGAAAACTTCACTCTGAGCTTTCGTCGGTTGAGGATGAACTTAAACGCGTAGAAAAGGAGAAGGTTTCGGTAGTGGAGAACATCACCTTGTTAAGGGGTCAACTTACTGTATCCGTTGTGAGTTTGCTTTCACATGTGAACTGTTTCAATTTTGAACTGAACTAGACTATATACGTAATACTTGCTGTCTTAGTAGATACATAAAAAAGCTTTGTGATGAGCACAAAAATATGGAAGCTGCAATTTTTGTGGACATGGATAGATGATTAGAGAGAATCTGATGATTTTTACCCTCTTCGTCATCAACTGGTTTTGAATGAGTGATTTGTGAATAGAGTAATGCTTAAggaaaatagtttattttcaaAAGTAGCCTCATGCAATGATAAACCTTCAAATTCAATGATAAAATGGAACATAGAAATTTATCTTTTCCCTAAAACATTATCATTTACAATATTAGAATCTTTGGGACTATCTTTCTATGTTTGCAAGGAAAAAAATCACTCCAGAAGAAAATCTTATACCACTTTGAATCTTTAAGTCCAATGATAGTATCTCTGACTAAGGTTCTATTATTTCTCATAGTGTTTTGAAAGTGGAGGATAAgatattttactaaaatcaaATGTACAAGAATTCAATAACACTTCATATATTAGAGAAATTGGAATATTAGTGAAAATAACAGAGAGTAACAAGATGTTGCTCCTACGGGAACTAATGcttttggtcattctgcatttTTTATAGTGGTGGAAAGTGAAAACTATTTGATCTTAAGGCATAACTGCCCTATAGATCTCATAAGAATCCTTGTTAAGAAGGATCAAAGAACTGAAAGTGCTAATATCCTGCCAAGTTTAGTTGATAGCAAGAGATgctgtaatattttattttatattatttttttattaattttaggcATAAGTAATTGTTGGTTTTGGATTAAAGATAACTAtcttaatctttcaaaaaaaaattccgaTTACCATAGTTATTGAACTTCATTTCCTGTCTTTTTTGTtctatcttttatttcttacttaTCATGCAGCTGGTATATTACCCAGTTTCCTTGGTTCTTTTATTAGTCTTCTCAAGAGGAGGCCATAAAACAGAAGGATGTCTTGGCTACAGAAGTTTCCTCTCTTAGAGGAGAGTTGCAACAAGTAAGAGATGAGCGAGACCGGCAATTATCTCAAGTACAAATTTTAAGTTCTGAATTAGAGAAAGTTAAAGAATCTACAAAACATTCCTCCACTGAATTGGACAGCTTGACGTTTAAAGCTAATGATCTGGAGGTTGGTTTGTATaccctatttatttataaatatcacATCATTCTGTTATTGTGGAGTCTTGAGAGGATGAGCTTCCTTCCCTCCAGGAAAAATGTTCTCTGAAAGATAATCAAATAAAGGCATTGGAAGAGCAGCTAGCAACTGCAGAGAAGAAACTGCAGGTAAgcgagatttttttttttttttaaagttgtatACTATTAGGTATAGAAccattttatatattgttagatAAAGAATGTGAAATTTTACCTAATAACTTAATCCTTTAGTTGGTCCTTGACATATACattatgatgattatttatcttattcatGGATTTTGTTCCTTGTTAGGTGTCTGATATATCTGCATATGAGACAAGGACAGAATATGAGGGACAACAGATATTTGTGAATGAGTTACAAAGACGCTTAGCAGATGCAGAATATAAACTTATAGAAGGGGAGAGGCTGcggaaaaaattacataataccATTTTGGTAATTCGCTGAACCAAAGTATTtgttgataatattaaaataataataataaaaatttgacacctTAATATTCTTCATATTAACAGGAATTAAAAGGGAACATTCGTGTATTTTGTCGTGTGAGGCCTTTATTAGCTGATGAAAGTTGTAGCACAGAAGGCAGGATTTTCAGTTATCCAACATCAATGGAAACTTCTGGACGAGCCATTGACCTAGCCCAAAATGGTATATCGATTGTGATGACATATTTGAAACTATTCTTATTTCATTTTCCTTGAATTAGATTATGCTGTAAAAATGTTAACTCATGTTGCTCTTGTTTTATTCTTAGGCCAAAAACATGCTTttacatttgataaagtttttaCACCAGAGGCATCACAAGAAGAAGTTTTTGTGGAAATTTCACAGCTTGTGCAAAGTGCTCTTGATGGTTACAAGGTAATTTAAAAGTTCTTCTGTCATCTCTAAAgcactatttatttaaaatcatcaATACATAAGGATCAACCATTTCACACACTATTACTAGTCAATTTTGAAAAAGCAGAATTCTAAAACCCTTTTAATACTAGTCACTTTTATGCTGTATGGTATCTTTGCCCTTCTCTGCTTGCAATTCTTTGGTTCTGacatatttgtgttgtaagaCACATGTCTATCTGTTAGATTTGGTGTAGGATGTTGCTTTTCTAGCAACCATGTTTCTAAATCAATATGTAAAACTGTATACATAGATGTATAGCAATATGATGATGTTTTCTTCTTCAGGTTTGCATCTTTGCCTATGGTCAGACAGGGTCAGGGAAGACCTATACAATGATGGGAAGGCCTGGA comes from the Glycine soja cultivar W05 chromosome 6, ASM419377v2, whole genome shotgun sequence genome and includes:
- the LOC114417031 gene encoding kinesin-like protein KIN-14N, whose amino-acid sequence is MLRIQNFEGDVLFLDNKEQRVGAETMVGTPINGRTRQAFTVVNGGGHDLCPSSTPPSNAGSDYGVIEFTREDVEALLNEKAKRKDRFNYKERCENMMDYIKRLKVCIRWFQDLEMYYSLEQEKLKNSLEMTQKKCIEIELLLKIKEEELNSIITEMRRNCTSLQEKLIKEEMEKSAAVESLVKEREARLDIERSHSTLSEDLGRAQREMQSANQKIASLNEMYKRLQDYITSLQQYNGKLHSELSSVEDELKRVEKEKVSVVENITLLRGQLTVSVSSQEEAIKQKDVLATEVSSLRGELQQVRDERDRQLSQVQILSSELEKVKESTKHSSTELDSLTFKANDLEEKCSLKDNQIKALEEQLATAEKKLQVSDISAYETRTEYEGQQIFVNELQRRLADAEYKLIEGERLRKKLHNTILELKGNIRVFCRVRPLLADESCSTEGRIFSYPTSMETSGRAIDLAQNGQKHAFTFDKVFTPEASQEEVFVEISQLVQSALDGYKVCIFAYGQTGSGKTYTMMGRPGHPEEKGLIPRSLEQIFQTKQSQQPQGWKYEMQVSMLEIYNEMIRDLISTTTRVENGTPGKQYTIKHDVNGNTQVSDLTVVDVHSAKEVAFLLNQAANSRSVGKTQMNEQSSRSHFVFTLRIYGVNESTDQQVQGVLNLIDLAGSERLSKSGSTGDRLKETQAINKSLSSLSDVIFALAKKEDHVPFRNSKLTYLLQPCLGGDSKTLMFVNISPDPSSVGESLCSLRFASRVNACEIGTPRRQTNGRSIESRLSYF